One region of Salvelinus sp. IW2-2015 linkage group LG6.1, ASM291031v2, whole genome shotgun sequence genomic DNA includes:
- the LOC111964777 gene encoding uncharacterized protein, producing the protein MXALFGLLVMLAAVSXGMETPCDATLDGAQCYGALGGTVFLQLINVASGVPDILLKTESNDAAKMMLKVRNKPSEIVKFHKSIETRAHFFINNGTFRIDNTERNDSAEYXLXTFNSDGXXLXTRXLQLFIEAPVSSPQLSSQCLTHGEMRVSCSSEGDXPQYXWTLDGHTHRDTDASPGDKTNTITLKRGQSGDLTCTVKNNINSVTVSKIISPCEGIMYVNCTSNGTKISEWVIATGNTLCIELTTVAHTTVTNAFTSKTDKTEATKEIIGMVAGSLAGVVLVLVMVLVVYCVQKKKKPPKTSVNVDSQDVEYANIRILKKQMRQQERKVEYRQVKITGAPHQPMEVEXGQNKTLQGPRRKVDTPGEEDCVYARVRKGX; encoded by the exons ATGMAGGCTCTGTTTGGACTGTTGGTGATGTTAGCAGCAGTGTCTCRTG GCATGGAGACCCCCTGTGATGCTACACTGGATGGAGCTCAGTGTTATGGAGCTCTGGGAGGAACTGTCTTTCTCCAGCTGATAAACGTTGCCAGTGGAGTCCCTGACATATTATTAAAAACCGAATCCAATGATGCTGCTAAAATGATGCTCAAAGTTAGAAACAAACCCTCAGAAATAGTGAAATTCCACAAATCCATTGAAACCAGAGCACACTTCTTTATCAACAACGGGACATTTAGGATAGATAACACAGAAAGGAATGATTCTGCTGAATATARACTAGAMACATTTAATTCAGATGGGRWAMMATTRGKGACCAGRAKACTACAACTGTTTATTGAAG CCCCAGTGTCATCTCCTCAGCTGTCCTCTCAGTGTCTGACCCATGGAGAGATGAGGGTGTCCTGCTCCTCTGAGGGGGACRGTCCTCAGTACARCTGGACTCTGGACGGACACACACATCGAGACACTGACGCCTCCCCTGGTGACAAGACAAACACCATCACGCTGAAGAGAGGCCAGTCTGGAGATCTCACCTGCACCGTCAAAAACAACATCAACAGTGTTACTGTGAGCAAAATAATCTCCCCCTGTGAGG GGATTATGTATGTTAACTGCACTTCCAACGGGACAAAGATATCAGAGTGGGTGATTGCCACTGGTAATACCCTGTGTATTGAGCTTACAACAGTGGCACACACAACTGTGACAAATGCCTTCACCAGTAAAACAGATAAAACAGAGGCAACCAAAG AGATCATAGGGATGGTAGCAGGGTCTCTGGCAGGCGTAGTCCTTGTCCTAGTGATGGTGTTGGTCGTTTACTGTGTCCAGAAGAAAAAGAAACCTCCAAAGACTTCAG tTAATGTTGACAGTCAGGATGTGGAATACGCGAATATCAGGATACTGAAGAAGCAGATGAGACAGCAGGAAAGAAAGGTGGAGTACAGACAGGTGAAAATCACTGGGGCTCCCCATCAGCCAATGGAGGTGGAGTRTGGACAGAATAAAACATTACAGGGTCCCCGGCGGAAGGTAGACACACCTGGGGAGGAGGACTGTGTGTACGCCAGGGTACGCAAAGGCMATTGA